A window of the Ostrea edulis chromosome 1, xbOstEdul1.1, whole genome shotgun sequence genome harbors these coding sequences:
- the LOC130048496 gene encoding tripartite motif-containing protein 72-like, with protein sequence MAESVPEQRLGTPQKHLPTCDKHSELIDIFCEDCDEFICTDCAKTDHKDHNWVTIVKAASQRRRQLFRFIQNIKEEKVPEMDRKIEHTSIMMSEIEKQGESEMQKIRKHFEEIIARLKEKKTGHQKTLEDNLIERYEQVNCSKTKYEGQKKKLVEMVKLMEENNSTMSDYKLINHHREMSQHVSAVDVDTKICDFSLRYIFRKPNDDELDSLMGQMFDLKNIRATETNSFQYSDSRISILNAFSENDTYIKYFESECIEHINKQGDKKHKYNVTASDICVTDTGDAYFTDYKDNTISRLSPSGSVSTVVSTLSLLPIAICQSINGGLLVTLKDSNTNSFELKSDSKRLLRHITMTGDDIREYEFQEDGKTRLFTVPIKVKQNGNSDICVANYTSDVTGNVVILSSSGRLRSVYHGQNLNKDFCPCDVVCDSRCNILITDVYNHRIHLLAPGGEFLKFLLTENEVDNPFKLSLFGSTLWVGNFKGTVKLFQFQY encoded by the coding sequence atggCAGAGAGCGTACCCGAACAAAGACTGGGGACTCCTCAGAAACACCTCCCGACGTGTGACAAACATAGTGAActtattgatattttctgtgAGGACTGTGATGAATTCATTTGTACTGACTGTGCCAAAACGGACCACAAAGATCACAACTGGGTCACAATAGTCAAGGCGGCCAGTCAAAGGAGGAGACAACTCTTCCGGTTTATACAGAATATCAAGGAAGAAAAAGTACCAGAAATGGACAGAAAAATAGAACATACATCGATCATGATGAGCGAAATTGAAAAGCAAGGCGAAAGCGAAATGCAAAAGATACGGAAGCACTTTGAGGAAATCATAGCGAGacttaaagaaaaaaagacaGGTCATCAAAAAACTCTTGAAGACAATCTCATTGAAAGATATGAGCAGGTGAATTGTTCGAAAACAAAGTACGAAGGACAGAAAAAAAAGCTTGTTGAGATGGTGAAATTGATGGAGGAGAATAATAGCACCATGTCTGATTACAAATTGATTAATCATCACAGAGAAATGTCACAACATGTGTCTGCTGTGGATGTTGACACGAAGATCTGTGATTTTTCATTGAGATACATATTTCGAAAACCCAATGATGACGAATTGGATTCTCTGATGGGACAAATGTTTGATTTAAAGAACATTAGAGCTACTGAAACAAACTCATTTCAATACAGTGATTCACGTATTAGCATACTGAATGCCTTTAGTGAGAATGATacttatatcaaatattttgagTCGGAATGCATTGAACATATCAACAAACAAGGTGATAAGAAACATAAATACAATGTTACTGCGAGTGACATCTGTGTGACAGATACCGGTGATGCTTATTTCACTGACTATAAGGACAATACCATCAGCCGTCTGTCTCCGTCCGGATCTGTCTCTACAGTAGTCAGTACACTTTCACTGTTACCGATAGCAATCTGTCAGTCAATCAACGGTGGTCTTCTGGTCACTTTGAAAGACAGTAATACAAActcatttgaattaaaatctGACAGCAAACGTCTGTTGCGTCACATAACGATGACTGGTGACGACATTCGTGAGTATGAGTTCCAGGAGGACGGGAAGACCAGACTGTTTACTGTACCTATCAAAGTCAAACAGAACGGTAACTCTGACATCTGTGTTGCTAATTACACATCTGATGTTACGGGTAACGTGGTGATTCTGTCATCCTCTGGTCGTCTGAGATCTGTCTATCACGGACAGAACCTGAATAAAGACTTTTGTCCGTGTGACGTGGTGTGTGACTCTCGATGCAACATCCTTATTACTGACGTCTACAATCATCGGATCCATCTTCTGGCTCCTGGCGGGGAGTTCCTGAAATTTTTACTGACTGAGAATGAAGTAGACAATCCATTCAAATTATCTCTGTTTGGATCTACCCTGTGGGTGGGGAATTTTAAAGGCACTGTAAAACTGTTTCAGTTTCAATATTGA